The Aeromicrobium yanjiei DNA segment CCGACACGAGCGGCAGGGCAGCACCCTCCCCCGCCTCGGCCAGGAGCTCTCGGCCCACAGGACTGTCGGGCTGGTAGCGCGTCCACGGGACCGCCATCCGGTCCAGGAAGTCACGGATGCCGGCGATCTCGATCTGGCCGCCGTCGTCGACGATGCGGACGCCGGCCACCTCCGGCGTCGACGTCGACGTGGCCCAGTCCGAGAGGTACTCCGCGATCGCGGTGTGGAACTCCTCGTCGCGTGGCCCTTGCGGGATGAGGAGGTAGGTGTCGAGCCGGCCCACCGCGAGGGCCGGCCGCAGCTCGTCGAGCGACGCGCCGAACGTCCCCATCGGCACCAGGACGATCCGTCGGCTGCTGGGCGAGACGTTGCGCAGCACGTCCAGGACGTCCACCGCATCGATCTCGAGCCCGTAGTCGACCGCGATGAGGGCGATGTGCCGGCCGCCGGCGATCACCATCGCGGCGAGATCGGTGACGCCGAGGACGTCAGTGGTCACCTGGACGTCGTAGTCACGGGCGTACCTGCTCGCGAACTCGTCGGTCAGCACCGTCCGGTGCTCGTCGGAGGCCACGACGAGGATGATGGGGCTCGGGCGCGATGACTCGCTCATGGCGCGAAAGTAGCACTCCCTAGGCTGGACCCATGCCTCCTCAGAAACCTCAGGACCTCGGTCCCCTCGACGCGATCGCCTTCCTGTGCGAGATCGCGATGGTCGTGATCCTCGTCCTCGCGGGCCACGGATTCGTCGACGGCTGGCGGGGCTGGGCCGTCGGTGCGTTCCTCGCGATGGTCGCGGTCGCCATCTGGGCGCAGTGGATGGCCCCCACGTCCGCCCGCCGGCTCGAGCTCCCGACGCGGTTCGTCGTGCAGGTCATGCTGTTCCTGACGGTCGCGCTCTACGCCGCCGCCGGTGGGCTCGTCCTGCCGGGGATCGTCTTCGCGATCGTCGCGATCGGGGTCTTCGCGGCGCTGGCCCGCGAGAACGCCTCCTAGAGGGCCTCGGCCGGCAGCAGCGGGAGCGAGCGGACACTGGTGAACCTGCGCTCGGTGCCGTCGATCGGATCCGTGAACGCGATCTCGGCGGCCAACAGCTGCAGGGGCCGGCTGAAGTCGTCGACCTCGAGGTCGAGGACCGTCGGGTAGAGCGGGTCGTCGACGATCGGGATGCCGAGATCGTTGAGGTGCATGCGCAGCTGGTGCGTGCGTCCCGTGCGAGGTGTCAGCCGGTAGACGCCGTGCTCCCCGCTCCGGGACTCCAGCTCGACCAGCGTCTCGGCGTTCACGGGTGCGCCCGGCACCACCTCGGCCTGCCAGGTGCCGCGCTGCTTGACCAGGTGGTTGCGGACCACGAGCGGCAGCTCGAGGTCGTCGCGCACCGGCGCCACGGCCCGGTACGTCTTGCGGACCGCGCCGGCCTGGAACAGCGACTGGTACGGCCCGCGCCACTGCCTGGTCGTGGCGAGCATCAGCAGGCCGGACGTCACCCGGTCCAGCCGGTGCAGGGGTGAGAGCTCGGGCAGCTCGAGCTCGGCGCGCAGGCGGGTCACGACGCTCTGGCGCACGTGCCGCCCGCGCGGGATGGACGACAGGAAGGCAGGCTTGTCGACGACCACGAGCCGTTCGTCGCGGTGCACGACGACGATCTCGCCCGGGACCTCGACCTCGTCGGGGAGGTCACGGTGGAACCACACGAACGTGTGCGGTGCGTACGGCTGCTCCTCGGCGACCGGGCTCCCGTCGTCGTGGACGAAGCGCTGCTCGGCCAGCATCCGCTCGACGTCGACCCGTTCGGGCAGCCGGTGGCGCAGCCACGCGCCCATCGTCGGCCACGGGTCGGGGTGCGGCTTGTCCCGGTCGGGGGTCCGCAGCCACGCGGCGCCGAGACCGTGACGCGGCGGCAGCGGGGAACGAGGGGGCACGTGCCGAGCCTACGGGCGACGGCCCGCGCGGCCGCGGGTCAGGTGTGGAGCTCGTCGTCGATGATGTCGGCGTTGACGTCCATGCCCGCGAGCGTCCCGGCGCTCGCCGCCGTCACGAGGTGGGCGGTCGGGTCGGTGCAGTTGCCGGCGGCCCACACGCCCGGGACGCTCGTGCGTCCGTTGTCGTGGGTCGTGATCGCGGGGCCCATCGGGGTGTCCTCCATCGCGAGCCCGAGTCGCTCGACGAGGACGCCCGGCGGCTCCATGTCCGGCACCAGGAACAGCGCGTTGGCCGGCACCCGGGTGCCGTCGGCCAGCTGGACCCCGGTCAGCGCGCCGTCCTCGGCACGCTCGATCCTCGCGACGGCCCCGTCCGCGACGCGGATGCCACGACGTCGCAGCGTCGCGTGCGCATCCTCGTCGAGCGCGGCGACGTCGTTGACCAGCAGCGTCACGTCGTCCGACCACTGGCGCAGCAGGTGTGCCTGGTGGGCCGAGCCGGCATGGGTCGCGAGGATCAGCAGCGGGCTGTCGGCGACCTCGTGGCCGTGGCAGTACGGGCAGTGCAGGACGTCCGAGCCCCAGCCCTCCCGCAGGCCCGGCAGGTCCGGGAGCGTGTCCGCGGTGCCCACGGCGATCACCAGCCGGGGTGCGACGAG contains these protein-coding regions:
- a CDS encoding pseudouridine synthase, with product MGAWLRHRLPERVDVERMLAEQRFVHDDGSPVAEEQPYAPHTFVWFHRDLPDEVEVPGEIVVVHRDERLVVVDKPAFLSSIPRGRHVRQSVVTRLRAELELPELSPLHRLDRVTSGLLMLATTRQWRGPYQSLFQAGAVRKTYRAVAPVRDDLELPLVVRNHLVKQRGTWQAEVVPGAPVNAETLVELESRSGEHGVYRLTPRTGRTHQLRMHLNDLGIPIVDDPLYPTVLDLEVDDFSRPLQLLAAEIAFTDPIDGTERRFTSVRSLPLLPAEAL
- a CDS encoding NAD(P)/FAD-dependent oxidoreductase, encoding MQPTHEVIIVGGGAAGLSAALVLGAARRSVVVVDAGEPRNRAAAHLHGFLSRDGADPADVLATGRDEAARYGVEVVEDTVTAALPKDDAFTVELEGGRRLVAPRLVIAVGTADTLPDLPGLREGWGSDVLHCPYCHGHEVADSPLLILATHAGSAHQAHLLRQWSDDVTLLVNDVAALDEDAHATLRRRGIRVADGAVARIERAEDGALTGVQLADGTRVPANALFLVPDMEPPGVLVERLGLAMEDTPMGPAITTHDNGRTSVPGVWAAGNCTDPTAHLVTAASAGTLAGMDVNADIIDDELHT
- a CDS encoding YrdB family protein, which codes for MPPQKPQDLGPLDAIAFLCEIAMVVILVLAGHGFVDGWRGWAVGAFLAMVAVAIWAQWMAPTSARRLELPTRFVVQVMLFLTVALYAAAGGLVLPGIVFAIVAIGVFAALARENAS